The stretch of DNA TGCCGTCGTCATAGCGGACGAAGCCAACGCCGTGGTCAATGTGACAGGTGATGCGACCTTTGTCGCTAGCCAGAGCATCGTGTTGGCCGATGCCGACAACCCAGGCGGCTCCAATTCTCTGACGGTCGGCGGCGTGGCGACGTTTGTCACCGGCAACTATTTTGGCGCTCTGCGAGTTGGTGCGACGGAGGATGGCGCCCCCTCTGCCGCCGTCTTCCAAGCCGGCGGCCTCCGTTTCTCCGCGCCGAACGGCGTCGTCCAGATCGCCGAGGACGACGGCACGCACTTGGTAGATTGGAGGACGACTCCGGTGTCGCCGCTCATCGTCAGGCCGCGGACGGTGACCGAGGCGCGGGTTATCGAACTATCAAGCGCCGGCGGCATCACCGACGCCGACGGCGCCGTCGTCTTCGCTACGGGATGGAACGGTTCGGAACGCGTTTACGGCTATAGTGGTGCAACGGCCACGTTCGTCGCCGCCGAGTCGATCACGCTCGCCGATGGCGGGGCCGACAACAAGCTGATGGTCGATGGCCTGTTGACGCTGGTTTCGACGGCGGCTTCGGGGCAACGGATCGATGTCGGCGTCACGCCTACCGGCGGTATGGCGAATGCAGAGTTCATCGCGGGGAGCGTCCGCTTCTGGGCGCCCGAAGGCGCGGTGCGGCTTGTGGAAGACACGGCTATCAATCTTGGTGGGGCGACCTACTCCGAAAACTACGGCACGATGATCGGTAGTTGGGCGACCGGCGCCGAATCACCGCTTTTCCCGAGCTCTGTGGTCTCGAATCGGGCCGGCACACTTGACCTCGTCTCGTACTGGATTGCCGACGAGTCTAACGCGGTCGTCGAAGTCTCGGGCGACGCCGGTTTCCGAGCGATAGGTCCCTCGATTGGAAGCCCATTGATCCAACTCGCCGACGGAGGCGTCAGCAACGCGCTCCGCGTCGGCGGGGTCGCGACCTTCGTGGTCGATGCTGCGTTTGGCGTTGATGTCGGGGGGGGCATCGGATTGGCGGAGTTCGTCGCCGGTTCGTTGCGTTTCAATGCGGGGGGCGCCGTTCGCATCGCCGAGGACAGCGCGACGCACCTCGCCGACTGGGGCGGTTTGGCGGTCGGCCTGATCCGTCCCGACGCATCGATGAACCGCAGTGTGGCGGCCTCACTCGACCTTAACTCCGCCGGCGCGATCACCGACGCGGCGGACGCCAAAGTCCTGATTGCTGGCGACGCGAAGTTCACCGTCAGCACGATCGCCAGCGTTGCGGGCCCGGCGGCGATTGTGCTTGCCGACGGCGATGCCGCGAACGAGTTGGTGGTCGGTGGGCACGCCAACTTTATCGTGAACCAAGTCCCCGCAGGAAGCCCGAAGGGGATCGACGTTGGCGTCGTCCCCGCGACCGGCGCCCCGGCGGCCGCGTTGTTTACGGCCGGCACGCTCGGCTTTAGCGCGCAGGGGGGCATGGTCCGATTGGCGGAAGACAACGACACCGTGCTCGGCGGCTTGAGCACGGCGCAGGACCTCGAGCTGTTGTCGGCGGGCTTCATCACGGATACGGACAGCGTCACGACGGGCGAAATCGTCGCGGCGACCTCGGTCGAGGTGACGCAGACCGCCAAGCTGAAGGCCGGCCTCAACGGCGAGAACGACGTGACGCTCGGCGCGGGCGCGGCGGCGTTCAGCATGGCCGATGGCGATGGGAACAACCCCCAGCTGTTCAGCGACGCGCAGTACCTGGCGGTGCAGGCGGAGAACGTCTCGATCCACGCCGACTCGGGCGTCAACGTCCGCACGGGCGACGCGCCGCTGTCGAACCTCGACAACTACTCGCAGTTCGCCGGCACGTTCTACCTCGCCGCGACGGGGCACGTTACACAGGTGACGACCGCGGCGCCGAAGGCGCTCGCGGCGGACAAGATCTCGGTCGCGTCGGACAACGGCGCGGTGCTGCTGCGCTTGGTCGAGCTGACCAGCACGGGCACGGACCCGAACTTGCAGATCAAGTCGGGCGGCTCAGTGGCGTTGAGCCAGCCGCTGGTGGGCGGCGGCACAGTGGGCGGTAAGTTCGCCGGCTCTGATATCCCGTCGCCAACGAGCCCGGCCTTCGCGCCGGTGATCGTCGAGGCGGACGACCCGCTGACGGGCGTGCGGCCTGATATGCCCGCGCGCTCTGGCGACGAGGGCTTTGAGGACGTGCTGCTGACGGGCGGTGAGAACGCGCGGCTCTCCGAAGCGGTCCGCCTGCCGAATGGTGATTACGTCGTCGATCACTTGCTCGAGGACGGCGGGCAGACCCGCACGATCGATGACCTCTACACGATGATCGTCGTCGTCAGCGGTGACGCCAACGTCGGCGACGTTCACGATCCGAACACCGACGCGCGGCGCGACGTTGATGCGGCCGAGGCCCGCGGCGTGGCGGTCGAGGACGGCGGCAATGCGTTCCTCGCAACGACGGCTGGCGGCGATCTGTTCTTCACCAACCGCAACCGCGAAGGGGGCGACGAACTCGACGGCATCGCGGTGCAGATGGCGGGCGGCGTCTTCACGGCGATCGCGGCCGGCACGCTGCGGATCGACACCGAGGACCCCGACAACCTCGCCACGGGCCTGCGGACAACGCGGCTCGTGAGCCGGACGGGGACCGTCACGAACGTCAACTCCGATGACCCGAATGGCTTCGGGCCGCGGGCGATCCTCGACCCTTCGACCGAAGAAGGAAACGCCGCGACGAGTGGCCTGGTGCGCGCGGACCAGAACTTCGAGCAACGGATCACGATGGCCCTGGGGTCGCGCGGCGAGGACAACCTGCTCGTGGAAGTCGAGTGGGCCGACACGGCCGACATCCGCCAGTACAGCAACGCCAACGTCCGTCTCGCGCCCGGCCCGAACCTGCCGACCAACACGGTGGGCTCGACGGACGTGCCTGGATCGCGGCCCTATGCGGATGTCGTGCAGACGCCCGTCGAGACGATCGAGGCGAACGTCGCCGACCCCTCCGTCACGGGCTACCAGTACCAGACGCTCGCTGGCGCCAGCCGCGTGGCGACGATCACACAGAACTACGACGAGGCGTTCGTCCCGAACAACCCGGCGCAGAACCGACTGCCGACGACGGTGCGGGTGTTCAACGACGCGGCGATCAACCTCTTCGACCAAGGGGGCGCGCGGAACCTCAACAGCGTGAGCTTCTCGATCGCGCCGCGGATCATCACGCTGCCGCCGCCGGGTTACTTCATCATCTCCGAGCCCGACCTGCCGCAGCAATACGAGCCGGTGAGCGTGACGTTGCCGCGTTCCGAGCCGACGCAAGTGACGCAGCAGACGACGCTCGACGAGGGCCGCGCCGTTTCGGTTTCAACCACCGAGGAAGTGTGGTACGGCCGTGTCGATGAACAGGGGGAGTGGGTCGTCGATATCCCCGGCGAGAAATGGCCGCGGATTCACGAGGACGCCGAGGGCGACTTCCTGCGCGAGATCCGCGACAAGATCGACGAGGGCCCGTACTCGGAGGGCCGGTACGTCATCAAGGTGGTGACGCTACGCAGCGAGCAGCTGTTGGAGGAATGGGTAAAGGGGGACGATGCGGAAGCCGACGACGGAATGGCGACGAAGCCCTCCGCTGTTCCTACAACTGACGGACCTGCTGCCGAAGGGCCTGCCGAGGAAGCCGACTTACCCGCCGAAGAAGCTCGTCCTGCGACGCCCGCGGTGAACGGGCCGGTTGAGACGCCGGCTGTGGTCGCTCCGCAGGGGGCGCCGCTGGGGCTCTTGGAGCTGGAGTCGGCCCCGGTGGACGCACGCCACACGGCGCTGGCGGCGATGGCGGCGGTCGGCGTCTGGCGGCGTCGCCTTAATGACGCTGGACCGTTTACACTAGACGCTGACGGTGTGGCGTTCACCCGTGTGAAGCGGCAACGGCGCCGCCGGGGCGGTGAGTAGGGCCGGGGTCAAACTGTAGGAGGGGTCTCCAGACCCCGATTGCGGTCTCCATTCCGAAACGGCATGGTGCGCGTCATCGGGGTCTGGAGACCCCTCCCACAATTGACTGCCCCTCAGGGCACGCATTGAAGGCAAACAGTCGATGACGGATGTCGACGCATTCTTGGACGACCTCGACCGCCTCGCCACGACGGCGGCGACTGACGATGCTGCGGCGTTCTACCGCCAGTTACTGCCCGCTGCGTCGATGGCGATTGGCGCCGACGCGGCCGAGTATGTCGCGTCCGCGGGCGCCGTGGATCATCGGCCGCAGCGTTGGAACCTGACGGGCCCGCTGGTCGAAGCCGACAGGGTTCAGCGGGTCCGCCTCGACGGCATGCCGCGCGTCGTGCCGGGGCTCGACGGCGAGCCGGTGGTCGCTGTGCCTGTCGAATCGGCGAGCGGCCCGGTGGGCGTGATCGCCTTCCGGCTGGGCGACAGCGCGGCGACGCCCGAGCGCAGCATCGAGCTGGCCGCCGCGGTCGCGGAGATCGCGGGACGTTACGAGTTGCGTTGCGAGTCGGGCCGTGTGCAGAGAGCCCAGACGCGGTTGGCGCGGATCGAGAAGCTGCTGGTGCGGCTCCACTCGAAGCGGGGCCTCCGGCCGATCGCGCACGAGGCGGCGGAGCAGGGGCGTTTGGCGGCCGGATGCGACCGGTTGTCGGTGCTGACGCCGACCGCGGGCGGGTGGCGGATCGTCACGGTGAGCGGCGTCGCACAGGTGAGTCGACGCAGCGACGCGGCCCGCGCGATCGAGCGGATCGCCAACGCGGCGCTGCGTGGCGGCGAGCCGCTTCGCTACCCCAGCGAGGACGGCCGACCGTTGTCGCCTCCGATCGCCGACGAAGTCGATCGCTACTGCGAGGCCTCGGGCGTCCGCGCGTTGCGGGTGCTGCCGTGCGTCGCCCCCGCCGACGGGGATTCACAGGACGACGCGCCGCGGCTGGCGATGCTCGCCGAATGGTTCGACGGGGCGGTCGATAATGAAGGCGACGCGATGCTGGCGGCGCTCGCACGGCACATGGGCGTCGCGGCGATGCGAGACCGCTCGGGTGGTTGGGGCTGGGCGCCGCTGAGCCGCACAGCGACAGCGCTGGCGGTTGTCGGGCTGTTGTTGGCGGCGGTTGTGTTCGCGCTAGTGACGCCGGCGACGTTGTGGCTGCAAGTGGATGGGCGCTTCGAGCCGGTGGACCAGGCGCGTGTCTTCGCGCCGCTCGATGGCGTCGTTCGTGAGGTACTCGTCAAGCAAGCCGACCAAGTGAGCCGGGGGCAGCCGCTGGTGCGGCTCGAATCGCCCGACCTGCAACTGAAGCAGGAAGAGGTCGCCGAGGCGATCGCGGCGACGCAATCGGAGATCGCTTCCCTGGAGACCGAGAAGCTCCGCGCGTCACTCCCCGGCCGCGGCGAGGACCGGGAGGACGCGACGACGATCGCCAGCCGCGCGGCGGCGTTGCGCGAGCGGCTCAGCCATCAGCAGAAGCAGCGGGAGCTGCTCGAGGCGGAGGCGGCGAAGCTCCTCGTCACCAGCCCGATCAAAGGTGATGTCGTCAGCTGGCGACCGGAGGATTACCTCGCCGACCGGCCGGTGCGGCGGGGGCAGCGGCTGCTGGAGGTGGCGGCGGACGGCCACTGGCGGCTAGAGCTAGAGGCGCCCGACCACCGCGTCGGGCCACTGCTGCGGGCCCAAGCGACGGGCGAGCCGCTGCGGGTCGAGTACGTGGTCCGTTCGGACCCCGCCCAGACGCACACGGCCGTGGTGACGGCGATTGCCGACGCCACCCAGACCGACGAGGAGGGGAGTCCGGTTGTGCGGGTCGTAGCGGACCCCGCCGACGCAGCCGTGGCGAATCCTCGCAGTGGGCTGGGGGTCTCGGCTAAGATCGATTGCGGCACCCACTCCCTCGCCTATGTCTGGCTGCATGAAGCGATCGACGCGATCCGCCGCCGCTGGTTCTGAGTTGCTCCTGCTCGGGGCGATGCTGCTGGCGTGGTGTCCCGCGGTAACGCTCGCCGAGACGATCGAGGTCGCGTCGTCGATCCTGACGGTGAGCGAGACAGTCAAAGTTCCAGCGCCCGAGGCCGGCGTGCTGCGCGAGCTCGTCGTGCATGAGGGGATGCGGCTCGAACAAGGCGCGACGATCGGCGAGGTCGACGCGCGCGAGCAGCAGCTGTCGGCCGAAGTGATCGAGCAAGACCTGGCGATCGCGCGGAGCGAGTCGGAGAGCGACGTCCGCGTCCGCCTCGCCGCGAAAGAGAACAAAGTCGCCGAGGCCGAGCTGAAGCGGGCCACGTCGATCAACGCCGAGCTGCCCAACACGGTCTCGACCAAAGAGGTCGAGCGGTTGCGGTTGACGATGGAGAAGTCGGAGCTCGAGATCGAGTTCGCTAATTTCGAACGCGATCTGCTGGCCGCGAAGCTGGGCCGTATCGAGGCCGACCTGCGGCTTGCGCAGCACCAGGTCGAGAAAATGCGGGTCACCTCGCCGATCGGCGGCGTTGTCGCCGAGCTGTTCTGCGAGGCGGGTGAGTGGGTCGATGCGGGCGAGCCGATCGCGCGGCTGGTGCGGGTGGATCAGTTGCGCGTCGAGGGCTTTGTGGGCATCGACGACGCGCTCGCCGGGTTGGTGAACCGTCCCGTCGTTGTCGAGGCCCTGCTGCCCAGCGGCGAGACGATCAAAGCCGAAGGCCGCGTCGTGTTCGTGAGCCCCGAGGCTGAGCCCGTGGACGCCAAGGTGCGGTTCTGGGCCGAAGTCGATAACAGCGCGATGCGGCTGCGGCCGGGCCTGACGGCGCGGGTGATGATCCTCGACGCCGCCGCGGGCGACGCGCCCGTGCAGCCGGCGGCTTACTTCGCGAACTGAAGTGAGCGTGCCGTGAGCCAAGCCAGTTGGTTGACGCGAGGCCGTCTGCGAGCCCGGCGCGATTTGATGCTCAGCGCCAGCGGCGACGCGACGGTGGTCAAAGACCCCTTGTCGCTGGAGTACTTCCGGCTCGGCGACCGTGAAGGCTTCTTGCTCCGCACGCTGCGCGACCCGATGACGGTGGCCGAGCTGACGCGGCGGTTCCAGCGGCAGTTCCCCAACGAGCGCGCGACGGGCGAGCAGGTGCTCGGCTTCTGCGCGTCGCTCTACGACTGCTCGCTGTTGTTGTCGGACGCCGCGACCGAGCCGCGCAAGCCATCGGGCAAAGCGCCTTGGTACGCGACGCTGATGAGCCCGCTGGCGATCCGCTTGCCGGGTGTTGATCCGACGCCGCTGCTCGGCGTGCTGCGGCCGCTTGGGTCGCTGCTGTTCGGCAGGGCGTTCGCCGTGACGCTGCTGGTGGCGACGCTGGTCGTCGGTATGGGGTTGCTTGGCAGGGCCGAGGAACTGACGATTGAACTGCGGCGGATGCTCGATCTGTTCAGCCCGATGCACGCCCTGATGGCGGTGCTGGCCGTGGTTGTGGTGAAGGCGTGGCACGAACTGGGGCACGCGATTGCTTGCCGGCGGATGGGCGCCGAGTGCCACGAAGTGGGCGTGCTGCTGCTGGCGTTCTTGCCGTGCCTGTATTGCGACGTGTCCGACGCCTGGTCGCTGAGTAGCCGCTGGCGACGCGCGACCGTCGCGCTCGGCGGCGTGTACTTCGAGTTGATGCTCGCCGTCGCGGCCGGCGCCGCGTGGCTAGTGCTCGCGCCGGGGCCGCTGCGGGCGCTGAGCCTGTACGTGGTGGTGGTCGCGTCGGTCTCGACGCTGCTCGTGAACCTCAACCCGCTGATGCGTTATGACGGCTACTACCTGCTCGCCGACGCCTGGGGCGTCGCCAACCTGCACGCCCAGAGCCGTGAGGCGTTGTGGGGTCCGCTGCGGCGCTGGGTGCGCGGCGATCGTAGCGAGCCCGAACCGCTCGACGCTTCGCCCGGAGCGTTGGCGGCATATGGGATGGCGTCGATCGTTTACGGCTGGTTCATCTTGGCGTTGATCCTGTGGGGGCTGCACCACGCCCTCTCGGCGGCGGGCTTTCGCGCCGTGGGGGACTTGCTCGTGGCGTTGTCGATGGGTGGTTTGGCGTTGGTTGGCGTGCGCTGGTTTGGCGGACTCGTGCCGCGGACGGCTGGCGGGCGCTCGCCGGGCGGCTTCGTGCGCTTTGGCGTTGTTGCCGCGCTGACGGCGCTGGTGTTCTACGGCGTTGCGTCGTGGCCGATCGATCAGACGCTCTACAGCACGTGCCGTGTTGAGAACGCCGTGTTCGCGGATGTCGTCGCGCGGAGCCCTGGGGTGTTGCGGCCGCAGGTGCGTTACGGCGAAGTGGTCGAGGCGGGCCAACTGATTGCCGAGATCGAAGACACCAGCGCCGACCTCCGGCGACTCGAACTGCTGCAGCGCGAAGCGGAGACCGCTGTCGAGATCGCTGGCCTGCAGACACGTTCGCAACGCGACGCCAAGCTGCTGGCGGAGATCGCTCGGCTGGAGCCGACGCTCGCCGAGGTCCGCCGACAGCTGCGTTCGCACGACGAGCTGACCGAACGCCGCCGCCTGCGGGCGCCGATCGCCGGCCGTGTTGATCCACCGGTCAAGCTCGCCGCCGACAACGCCAGCGAAACCAAGACGGGCGACCTGCCGACTTGGAGCGGCGCGCCGCTTGATCCGCCGAACGGCGGGTGCTGGCTCGACTCGGGCGAAACGGTCTGTCGCGTCGCGGGGGACGGCTTGCGTGTTGTGCTGCTCCTAAGCGAGGACGATAGCGGCCTCGTGCGGGTGGGGGACCCGGTACGAATCGCCCTCGACCGGGCGCCGGCGGCGGTGCTGGCGGGCCGAGTCGAAGGGGTCGCGCTCGCCGCGGCCGACGAGGCGATCGGAGACCAGGAGCGGCTGCTGGAGAAATCGCTGCGGTCGCCGCTGCAGAAGGGCGCCGTGTATCGGGTCAGCGTCGGGCTGCTGGACGCCTCGCCGCCGGAGCTCCAAGCCGGGGCGATCGGCCAGGCGCGGGTGGTGACCGGTCGGGAGACGCTCGGTGGGTGGGCGTACCGCTGGCTCCGCCGGCTGGTGCGGTTCGGTTAGCCCCGCAGCTCGCTAAATGGGCTGGAATAGTGGCTATTCCCGTGAGGGGTTTGCCGCGGATTCGATTAAAATGAGGGGCCTGGATGACGCTGCGCTGGTGTCAAGCCGAGCGAAGCAAGACGCTTCGCCCCCCTCCCGAAGTGGGAGGGGAACGACACGGCTTCCGCACCCAAGAGTTCCGATCCGTTTCCACTCGGCAGACCTCGCCCGAGGACTCCACGATCATGAAGTGTCCGCACTGTAGCGCCGAGATCACGTCGGAGACGCTCAAGGGGACCGGCGACTTGTTCTGCCCTGCGTGTGGCGGGCCGCTCGCCGACTCGCTGGAGTTGGGGGGGCTGTCGAGCTTGGGCGGCGCGCCGGCGGATTCGACAATGCGGCCCGACTCGGGAGAGGGCTCGGGGGTTGGCTCGGGCGCGGGCGGTTCAAGCTTTGCCGCTTCGGGTTTCGCGGACAGCGAGTCGATATCGATCGAGCCGCCGTCGTCGCGGGACGATACGGACGCGACGATGCAGGCGGCGGACGGCGAGCCCTCGCACGACGAGTTCGACAGCCTCGATGAGGACAATGCCGACAACGACAACGACGTGACGATGGCCTTCGGGGAGCGTCAACGCAACGAGGAGGACTCCGAGGACCTGATCCTGCTCGGTGGTGACGACGACGAGAGCGACGCTTTCGATATGGACGGCCGCAGCCCGGGCGAGAGCCTCGACGCGACAGTCGACTTCGGGCGCTTCGCACGCATCGAGTCGGAAGAGTCCGATGTCGATGGCGGCCTGGCGGGCGCCGACATGACGATGGCGTTCGACGGCAAGCCGAACTTGGCGCCACGGCAGATCGTTCCGCCGAGTGACTCGGATAGCGAACCAGAGCCGACGCAGATCCTTGGCGTTCCGCCGATGATCGGGGGCAAGCCCCAGCAGCGTCAGCAACCTAACGACGCCACGATTGCCGCCGACAGTGATAAGGGCGTTTCGGACTCGAGCCTCGGCAAGTCGAGCGATGCGGGCTCTGATGAGGGTTCAGGGCGTGAGGGGGCGGCGCGGGATTCGGCTCAGGGCGACCGCACCGAGTCGCCCAGCACGCACGCCGAGGGTTCGCAGTCGGACCGCGACTCCGCGACGCTGGCGTTCGACTCCGAGCGTCGCAGCGACCGCGTTCCGACGCCCGAGCCGCTCGACATCACCGGGCTGTCGAGCGGCGGCACGATCCCGCGCGGCCCGCTAGAGCGTGGCCAGGGCACGCGGATGCTCAAACCGGGCGAGTCGCAGATCGTTGGCGACGAGTCGGTGCGGCTGCGGGCGTTCGAGCTCGCCGACACCAGCGCGACAGACCCGCTGGTGATCGACTACGCCATCGAGGGCGAGGCGGGCAAGGGCGGCATGGGCGTCGTCTACAAGGCGCGGCAGCAGTCGCTGAACCGGCTCGTCGCGATCAAGCAGATCAAGTCGGAGCTCGGCGCCAGCGTCTCGGACTGCAACAAGTTCATCAGCGAAGCGGTGATCACCGGCCAGCTCGAGCACCCGAACATCGCGCCGGTTCACGACCTGGGCCTGGCGTCGGACGGCCTGCCGTTCTACGCGATGAAGTTCGTCGAGGGGCAGGACTGGGAGGACTCGGTCAAGTCGCTCAGCGAAGAAGAGAACCTGTCGATCCTGATCCAGGTCGCGCAGGCGATCGCGTTCGCGCACTCCAAGAACGTGATCCACCGCGACCTCAAGCCGGGCAACGTGCGCCTCGGGGCGTTCGGCGAGGTGCTGGTGATGGACTGGGGGCTGGCGGCGCGGCTCGAAGAGGGCGCCGAGATCCAGCCCGCGGGCACGCCGATCTACATGCCTCCCGAGACGGCGCTGGAGTACCTCGATTACGCCAAGGGCCGCGTCGTCGGCAAGCGGGTGGAGTCGTCGCGGCGCCGGATCCCCGCCGGCAAGTACTGCGACGTTTACCTGCTGGGCGCGCTGCTCTTCAAGATCGTGACGGGTCGGGCGCCGCACCGCGGCAAGACGACGTTCGAGTGCCTCCGCGCGGCGGCGAAGAACGAGATCGTCAAGGTGAAGCGTTCGAGCGAGCTGCTCGATATCGCGTACAAGGCGATGGCGACCGACCCCGAGAACCGGCATGCGTCGGCGCTCGAGTTCATCGACGCGATCAAGTCCTATCAGGCGCACGCGCAGAGCATCAAGATCGCGAAGCGGGCGTCGCAAGAGCTGCGCGCGGCGGAGACGCTGCTCGAGTCCCCCGGCGCGAGTGCGACCGAGGTCTACGCTTGCTACTCGCGCGCCCAGCACGGTTACCAGAACGCGCTGGAGCTATGGAATGAGAACAACAAGGCCCGCCGGCGGCTGAAGCGGACGCTGCGGAACTTCGCCGAGGCGGCGTACCAGAACGGCGACTACGACCTGGCGCTGTCGCACCTGGACGAGGAGAACGAAGCGGACGCCGAGCTCCGTGGGCAAGTTCTCAAGGACCAGGAATCTCGGCGGTCGCGGCTCGCTTGGTTCAAGACATTGCAGTACGCGACGGCGGCGTCGCTGATGGTGGCGTTGGGGTTTATCGGCTACAGCATCGTCTTGAAGCAGGACGCGATTAGCCTCGCCAACCAGCTGACGACGCAGACCGACCTGCTGGCGAAAACAGTCGAAGAGGCTAAGGCGGCGGAGCTCGTCGCCAGTACGGCAAAGCGAGAGGCCGAGACCGCGAAGAGCGAGGCGATCATCGCGAAAGGGGAAGCGGCAACGGCGATTGACGAAGCCGAGGCGGCGAAAGGGGAGGCGTTGATCGCTAAGCAAGACGCCCAGGCGGCTTTGGAAGAGGCGGCGGTCGCCAAGGACGACGCCAAGCTTGCGAAGGACGAGGCGGTTGTCGCCCAGCGGGAGGCCGCCGAGCAGAGCTACTACGCCGCCCTCGGCAAAATTCGCGCGACGCTCGCCGACGACGGCGCCTACGCCGCGTGGCTGGAGATGCAGAAGGCCGAGGACGCGATCCCGCCCGAGCGGACGCAGGACGTCGAGTGGGTCTCGTTGAAGCGGACCGTTGATTGGCGATCGGAAGCCGAGGAGCTGGTCGCGGCCGGCGCCGAAAAGAAGGAGACGTTCGCGGCGGCTTCGGCCGACGGCGCCGTGTTCGTCACGGCGGCTAACCGCCCGCAAGGCGGCGTCGAACTCGCGGTCTATCGCGACGGCGCGAAAGAGCCCGCGGACCGTTTCGCCGTTCCCGGCGCTGCGGCTGCCGTTGTGGTCGATCCACAAGGGCGGTACGTGGCGCTCGTTGGCGAAGGGCTGCGTCTGGTCGACCTCACCGCGAAGCAGGTGATAGAGGCTGCGGACATCGGCCAAGCGACGAGCGTGGCGTTCCACCCGACCAAGGCGGAGTTGCTCGTCGGCGATAGGGATTCAGTGGTAAGCCGCTGGTCGTTCGTCGATGGCGAATTGACGCGCGTCGTTGAAGACCCGGTCTTCAACGACGGCGCGATCACGGCGGTCGGCTTTTCGCCGGATGGCACGCAGCGGTTTGCCGCTGATGAGAAGGGCCGCGTCGTGTTGTACCGTTCGCGCGACGGCCAGACGCTCGACGAGCGCGAGACGTACTCGCACGAGGCGTCCGAGTCGAGCAACGCCTATGTCACCGCGGCGGCGATGGCCGACGACGCCGACGGCCGGCTGGTCTTTGGTTGCTCGGACGGCACGGTCTACGAGATCGCCGGTTGGTGGCCGCCACAAGAGGCCGGCGTCATCGACGCAATGACCGCACTGCGACGGCCCGACCCAGCGCCACGCATCGACGGCTCGGACTATCTCGACGCCCGGCCGACGCGGCTCCGTGCGCTGCACACGTCGGCAGTGAGCCAGGTCACGTACGCGGACGGGGGCAAGTTGGTGCTCTCCGCGGGCGGCGACACGCTGCTGGTGCAAGGGTCACCGAGCGCGTCGCGGGAAACGGGGTTCAAAGTCGAGCGGCGGTACCACAACGCGCCGATCACGTCGCTTGCCGTTGGGCCCGAGGGCTTCGCCTATAGCGCCGACGAGAAGGGCCGCGTCTTGCGTTGGGAGATCGCGGCGCCGCTCGAGCAGTTGGCCCTCGAGGCGCCCGACAACGCGGCGGTGGCGGCCGTGTCGTTCGACGCCGACGCCGAGCGGCTCGCCGTCGCCGACGCCGCGGGGTTCGTCCACCAGTGGGCCGACGTCACCAAGCCCGATGAACGGACGACGCTGTTCGCGGGGCACGCCGACAATCGTGGCATGCAGGCGTGGCGGTTGGGTGGGGACGACCCGGTCATCCTCACCGTCGCGTCGGAAGAACGCCTCGCCATCGACGCGGAAGGCAACCCACGACGGGTCACCGCCAACCGAGCTTGTGTTTGGGGCGGGGAAGACGGCTTGCTCCGCCGCTCAATCGACCTCGGCGAGCGCCTCGTTGTGGCGTGCGACACGGAACGGCGTGTGCTTTTGGCGGCCTGCTCGGGCCGTCTGCTCGACGCCAGCGACAAGCAGGCGGTGGCGTTGGCCTACGATCTCGACACGCCCGAC from Botrimarina mediterranea encodes:
- a CDS encoding beta strand repeat-containing protein — protein: MHPFRVVRRLLSRAHEDWQDAVEGLFAAPPRRPMGPRPLRVMRLERRRVLSADFSLTATGLVLSGFDDAGGDTLAVQQDGDDYLFTSGNGWEQHEPNQLPEGVTIDGDTLSIDRALLEGLEDGLTIEGSLGHQLDVRLGDADFSGLSGPVTLDGVTSVGQEQPFALVTAPTDGFQLIVAPSGTVLSSLNVSGDLNIVSIGGSITDVSGSEILISGNATFTSRAASPAGDFNGDGIVDDVDRTEHWAKNYGMTSGATKYHGDANGDGRVDAADYTAWRDTLGQTGQGGIELANETGDRLVIGGVATFDAAEPEGTHDIYVGVGGVAEFGSVNAYGANVIIHEDATAGDSGPTTVLGSIEAYTLQIESGGQITTAVFEPITVQGDASFVVTETAMIADGPLVQAIILSSPSAGGITRRTIGGVATFIVEQPTTPVEGFRGPKGIDVGVGSNGRFAGGFNAGSLRFYAPDATVRIAEDSDAVLAGWGAGDWVDASVAHTLELQSRLGMISDDADAVVRISGDAAFYSDTTMVLADGGAANTLSVDGLATFVQNPDAAGIDVGVTSAGAAAAATFNAGTLRFSSERGAVRIAEDSSTVLVGWSTTPGPTGFPYLFYPIPSAPSALALELTSAGSITDEADSSINVGSATFVAKDEIVLADSDLFDPFDTFYNRLRVSGVATFISTDGDDISVGVGAAGSAAVAWFEAGSIRFVSVGGDVRIAEDSSTVLAGWASDTIAPSIPLPTPTISVAGNLELFSFGTIVDEPNAAVRVAGDATFVAKDQIVLADSDTFENRITVSGVATFISTDGDGISVGVGGTGAPAAAFFHAGSIRFVSVGGDVRIAQAGSINALHGNMLLADWAADSIAPSIPIPTPTASVAENLELSAVVIADEANAVVNVTGDATFVASQSIVLADADNPGGSNSLTVGGVATFVTGNYFGALRVGATEDGAPSAAVFQAGGLRFSAPNGVVQIAEDDGTHLVDWRTTPVSPLIVRPRTVTEARVIELSSAGGITDADGAVVFATGWNGSERVYGYSGATATFVAAESITLADGGADNKLMVDGLLTLVSTAASGQRIDVGVTPTGGMANAEFIAGSVRFWAPEGAVRLVEDTAINLGGATYSENYGTMIGSWATGAESPLFPSSVVSNRAGTLDLVSYWIADESNAVVEVSGDAGFRAIGPSIGSPLIQLADGGVSNALRVGGVATFVVDAAFGVDVGGGIGLAEFVAGSLRFNAGGAVRIAEDSATHLADWGGLAVGLIRPDASMNRSVAASLDLNSAGAITDAADAKVLIAGDAKFTVSTIASVAGPAAIVLADGDAANELVVGGHANFIVNQVPAGSPKGIDVGVVPATGAPAAALFTAGTLGFSAQGGMVRLAEDNDTVLGGLSTAQDLELLSAGFITDTDSVTTGEIVAATSVEVTQTAKLKAGLNGENDVTLGAGAAAFSMADGDGNNPQLFSDAQYLAVQAENVSIHADSGVNVRTGDAPLSNLDNYSQFAGTFYLAATGHVTQVTTAAPKALAADKISVASDNGAVLLRLVELTSTGTDPNLQIKSGGSVALSQPLVGGGTVGGKFAGSDIPSPTSPAFAPVIVEADDPLTGVRPDMPARSGDEGFEDVLLTGGENARLSEAVRLPNGDYVVDHLLEDGGQTRTIDDLYTMIVVVSGDANVGDVHDPNTDARRDVDAAEARGVAVEDGGNAFLATTAGGDLFFTNRNREGGDELDGIAVQMAGGVFTAIAAGTLRIDTEDPDNLATGLRTTRLVSRTGTVTNVNSDDPNGFGPRAILDPSTEEGNAATSGLVRADQNFEQRITMALGSRGEDNLLVEVEWADTADIRQYSNANVRLAPGPNLPTNTVGSTDVPGSRPYADVVQTPVETIEANVADPSVTGYQYQTLAGASRVATITQNYDEAFVPNNPAQNRLPTTVRVFNDAAINLFDQGGARNLNSVSFSIAPRIITLPPPGYFIISEPDLPQQYEPVSVTLPRSEPTQVTQQTTLDEGRAVSVSTTEEVWYGRVDEQGEWVVDIPGEKWPRIHEDAEGDFLREIRDKIDEGPYSEGRYVIKVVTLRSEQLLEEWVKGDDAEADDGMATKPSAVPTTDGPAAEGPAEEADLPAEEARPATPAVNGPVETPAVVAPQGAPLGLLELESAPVDARHTALAAMAAVGVWRRRLNDAGPFTLDADGVAFTRVKRQRRRRGGE